GTTGCCTTCGCCCTCGGCATCCTGCCCATTCTCACCCTGGTGGCCGTCAACCTTTCCGGGCATATCAAACGCCACGAACAGACCGGCCTTGAGCAGACCCGGGCAAGTCTAGCACTAAAAACCGAAAATCTTGCCGCCGCCATCGAGCAGCGCCGACAATTGCTTGAGATCATCCTCAGCCTGCCCGGGATCAGGGCCATTTCAGCAGCCGCACCTCCCCCGGCGGAACTCACCGCCCAGATCGCCGCCTGGCTTGCCAAAGACCCGGCAATAACCGGCATCTCATTGCAAAACGCGGCCGGGTCCCGGATTTTAAGCCTTGCCCGTCAGGAAGGGACCTTTACGCCAACACCCGATTCCGCCCCGGAACCTGCCCCCGGGACGGTTCTCACCGTCATCTCGGAATCCGGCGCGGACCGGCAAATAAAATCCCGCCTCTTCCTTGATCCGCAGATCCTGTTGCAGGAATATCGTGATTCATACTGGATCACCCCGGCCGGTTATTATTTCCATCAGCCGGAGAAATCCTTTCTTCCCGTGGAAACAGACAGCAACGCGCTGGAAGATTTCCAGGGTTTGGCCGCCCTTTTACTGTCCGCCAAACCCGAGGTCTGGGAAAGCGGCAGCGGCTATATTGTCGCCTGGCTGCCCCTGTTCCTGGACGGTTCGGCACCGACGCTGTGGATCGGCTCCCCCGTTGATCGAACCGCCGCCCGGGCCTGGAAACGCTCGCTCATTCAAAACATCGTGCTGATCATCATGGCCCTCTCGGCGATCATCTTCATCGTCGCCGGGGCAATTGCCGGAAAGATCGACACCATCAGGGCGCAGATCATCTCCGGCCTCGACCGGGTGCTGAACCATGGTGAAGAGTTCAGATTTTCCTGGACCGGGCCGAAGGAAATCACCGCCATGGCCGAAGACCTCTCCCGACTCGCCACCAACTATTGCACCCATGCCAAAGCACGGCAGGAGGCGGAAAAGGCGCTGAACGAAAACCGGGAGAACTTCCTCAACCTGACCAACAGCGCCCAGGACGCCATCATCTTCATGGACCCCGACGGCAACATCTCCTTCTGGAACCAGGCGGCGGAAGAGATCTTCGGGTACACCAAGGAAGAGGCTGAAGGAAAGGCGATCCACCGGCTGATCTCGCCGAAACTTGCCGACGAGCAGGAAGACTCGATGCATTCCGGCAACACCGGCGATGGCCCGATCAAGGAAACCATCGAGCTCATCACCACCCGGAAGAACGGCACCGAAGTCCCGATTGAGCTCTCGCTGTCTGAAGCAAGAATCAGGGAGCGCTGGCATTCGATCTGGATTATCCGGGACATTTCCGAACGGAAATGGGCTACGGAAAAAACCAGGCTCCAGCAGCAGCAGCTGATCCAGGCCGACAAAATGGCCTCCCTCGGGCTTCTGGTCTCAGGGGTCGCCCACGAGATCAACAATCCGAACAGCATTTCGCTCCTGAACACCACCATGCTCGCCAAATCCTGGCAGAGCGTAAGCCCGATCCTGGAGCGCTATTATACGGAAAACGGGAATTTCCTCGTTGCCGGCCTGGAATACAGCGAAATGCGCGAACAGATTCCGAGGCTGTTCCACGAACTCGATGAAAGCGCGAAAAGGATCAAGGCAATCGTCAAGGACCTGAAAGATTACGCCCGGCAGGACTCCACCAGCCTGCTCGACCGCGTGAATATCAACGACATCTGCGAAACCGCCATCCGCCTGACCGGCAACCTCCTGAAGAACAGCACCGACAACTTCACGGTCAGCCTTTCCCGGAACATCCCGCCGATCAAGGGGAACAGCCAGCGTCTGGAGCAGGTGCTGATCAATCTGCTGCAGAACAGCTGTGACGCCCTGGAGAACAACCGGAGCGCGATCACCGTTGAAACCGGGGCGGAGAACAACACCGTCTATATCCGGGTCAGCGATGAGGGGTGCGGCGTCCCCCCTGAATCAATCAACAAACTCACCGACCCCTTTTTCACCACCAAACGGAACACCGGCGGCACCGGCCTCGGGTTGTCGGTTTCAGCGGGAATCATCAAAGAGCACAACGGCACCATGCACATCACTTCGCAGAAAGGAAAAGGGACCACGGTCACCGTCTCCTTTCCGACCAGTGCGAGCGCCGGGTCAACGATCAGCGAGGAAGACCATGCATAATCAAGGAAACGGATTTCCGGCAACACCGGTATTACTGGTTGACGATGAGGAGAGCTGGCTCAATAGCTTCAGCCTGGTTCTGCGCTCCGCAGGGATCACCAACATCTTGACCTGCAACGACGGCCGCCGGGTACTCGGCATTCTTGCCGGGCAACCGGTCAGCACCGTGGTCCTCGACCTGACCATGCCGGAAATCTCCGGCGAGGAACTTCTCCCCCTGATTGCCGAGCAACATCCGGCGGTGCCGATCATCATCGTGACCGGCCTTGATCTGCTGGAAACGGCGGTCAACTGCATCAAACTCGGCGCCTACGACTTTTTCACCAAGATGACCGAGGAAGACCGCCTGGTCGGAGGAGTGAAAAGGGCCATCGACCTTGGCCGCCTCCGCCATGAGCATGCTTCCTTGAAACAGCGTTTCTTGAATGACACCCTCGATCACCCGGAAGCCTTCGCGTCCATCATCACCCACAACAAAGGGATGCGGGCCGTCTTTCAGTATATTGAAACGGTGGCGGCAACCAATGAACCGGTGCTGATCACCGGGGAGACCGGGGTCGGCAAGGAGCTTGTTGCCAAAGCGATCCATGAACTGAGCGGCCGAAAGGGCAAGTTCGTGCCGATCAATATTGCAAGCCTTGACGAAACCATGCTCGCCGACACCTTGTTCGGTCATTGTAAAGGGGCTTTCACCGGGGCCGATCAGGCCAGACCGGGCCTGATCGAACAGGCCGGCGGCGGGACTCTTTTTTTAGACGAGATCGGTGATCTGCCCACCTCCTCCCAGATAAAACTCCTTCGTTTACTCCAGGAGCGGGAATACCACCCCCTGGGCTCGGACCTGCCCAAGCGGACCGACTGCCGGATGATCTTTGCAACCCTGCGCTCCCTCGACGAAATCCATCACGATCAGACATTTCGCCGCGACCTGCTGTTCAGGCTGCAGACCCACCATGTCCATGTTCCGCCGCTGCGGGAAAGACTCGACGATCTGCCGATCCTGCTCGATCATTTTCTGGCAGAAGCGGCGGAATCACTCAATCGTCCCCAGCCGAACATCCCGAGGGAGTTGCCGCTGCTGCTCTCGACTTACGACTTTCCAGGAAATATCAGGGAGTTACGAAGCATGGTGGTCGATAGTGCAAGCCGGCACCCCGGCGGCACCATGAGCATGGACAACTTCAAAAACTATATTCGGCAGCGGACGGGGTCCTTCAGTGAAGAGTTTGCTCCTGAATCCTTAGGCTCCACCCCCTTCTCACCCCTCAAGACCCTCCCGACCCTGAAGGAGGCCTCCGAACTCCTGGTCCGGGAGGCCCTGATCCGGACCGGCGGCAACCAGCGTCTCGCCGCCGAGATGCTCGGCATTACCCGGCAGGCCTT
The Pseudomonadota bacterium DNA segment above includes these coding regions:
- a CDS encoding PAS domain S-box protein translates to MKLRSQIFLVAFALGILPILTLVAVNLSGHIKRHEQTGLEQTRASLALKTENLAAAIEQRRQLLEIILSLPGIRAISAAAPPPAELTAQIAAWLAKDPAITGISLQNAAGSRILSLARQEGTFTPTPDSAPEPAPGTVLTVISESGADRQIKSRLFLDPQILLQEYRDSYWITPAGYYFHQPEKSFLPVETDSNALEDFQGLAALLLSAKPEVWESGSGYIVAWLPLFLDGSAPTLWIGSPVDRTAARAWKRSLIQNIVLIIMALSAIIFIVAGAIAGKIDTIRAQIISGLDRVLNHGEEFRFSWTGPKEITAMAEDLSRLATNYCTHAKARQEAEKALNENRENFLNLTNSAQDAIIFMDPDGNISFWNQAAEEIFGYTKEEAEGKAIHRLISPKLADEQEDSMHSGNTGDGPIKETIELITTRKNGTEVPIELSLSEARIRERWHSIWIIRDISERKWATEKTRLQQQQLIQADKMASLGLLVSGVAHEINNPNSISLLNTTMLAKSWQSVSPILERYYTENGNFLVAGLEYSEMREQIPRLFHELDESAKRIKAIVKDLKDYARQDSTSLLDRVNINDICETAIRLTGNLLKNSTDNFTVSLSRNIPPIKGNSQRLEQVLINLLQNSCDALENNRSAITVETGAENNTVYIRVSDEGCGVPPESINKLTDPFFTTKRNTGGTGLGLSVSAGIIKEHNGTMHITSQKGKGTTVTVSFPTSASAGSTISEEDHA
- a CDS encoding sigma-54 dependent transcriptional regulator, which encodes MHNQGNGFPATPVLLVDDEESWLNSFSLVLRSAGITNILTCNDGRRVLGILAGQPVSTVVLDLTMPEISGEELLPLIAEQHPAVPIIIVTGLDLLETAVNCIKLGAYDFFTKMTEEDRLVGGVKRAIDLGRLRHEHASLKQRFLNDTLDHPEAFASIITHNKGMRAVFQYIETVAATNEPVLITGETGVGKELVAKAIHELSGRKGKFVPINIASLDETMLADTLFGHCKGAFTGADQARPGLIEQAGGGTLFLDEIGDLPTSSQIKLLRLLQEREYHPLGSDLPKRTDCRMIFATLRSLDEIHHDQTFRRDLLFRLQTHHVHVPPLRERLDDLPILLDHFLAEAAESLNRPQPNIPRELPLLLSTYDFPGNIRELRSMVVDSASRHPGGTMSMDNFKNYIRQRTGSFSEEFAPESLGSTPFSPLKTLPTLKEASELLVREALIRTGGNQRLAAEMLGITRQALNWRLKQEQRPDQK